One genomic window of Arthrobacter sp. KBS0703 includes the following:
- a CDS encoding DUF2505 domain-containing protein: MALSASTTLPHGVDKVAEVFANEDFQRHTSEFVGGSLESFTVDGDVAGAFSTTSVRTLPTTRLPEIARKFVGETLKVTQVEKWAAPAADGSRQSSISLKIAGAPIDVTAVQRLVADGGSTRVELEGTVTSSVPFLGGKIAEAAEPMVGKALNIQSQQAQAWLESH, translated from the coding sequence ATGGCACTGAGTGCATCCACTACCCTTCCCCACGGCGTCGACAAGGTCGCTGAGGTGTTCGCCAACGAGGACTTCCAGCGCCACACCAGCGAATTCGTGGGCGGCAGCCTCGAGTCCTTCACCGTGGACGGTGACGTTGCCGGAGCCTTCAGCACCACCTCGGTCCGCACCCTCCCCACCACCCGCCTGCCGGAAATCGCCCGCAAGTTCGTGGGTGAAACCCTCAAGGTGACGCAGGTGGAGAAGTGGGCCGCTCCGGCCGCCGACGGCTCCCGCCAGAGCAGCATCTCCCTCAAGATCGCGGGGGCACCGATCGACGTCACTGCCGTCCAGCGGCTCGTGGCCGACGGCGGCAGCACCCGCGTGGAGCTTGAGGGCACCGTCACCTCCTCCGTCCCGTTCCTGGGCGGGAAGATTGCCGAAGCAGCCGAGCCCATGGTGGGCAAGGCGCTGAACATCCAGTCGCAGCAGGCCCAGGCCTGGCTCGAAAGCCACTAA
- a CDS encoding LuxR family transcriptional regulator: MKAESEQRQLTGRREVIEHVCSIIRSRASQAVYLMAGPGLGKSSVTDAVSDQMASEMTILRIHGSSSLAKVPYGVLAPYTAELPAEEADSPVAVLRAVWTYFQQLKGVNDVPLLLVVDDAHHLDDATASLVVDMMSAGWASVLAAGRPRPGLPQALNQLWYDGLAERVDLRPLTGDQVTEVVEHTLQGTVPAGTVQSLSSASGGNPLLLNCLLSDAVADGTLVKRNGIWLLLGSLPADGPRLSDVVVKDLLRRTPEEQDALRVIALAEPVQRSLIEDVCGAAVVRSLLDNQIVSESTGRQSELRLWHPILGQSMRHQVSVSRSLQLRQKLDGYLDTRNAGAEGRLRMVEWSLECGMDVPDPDLLDAALLAVTMFNNAGARLMTAHVKAPELLAHAESITARALFNEGKYREAASLLDGCWLELARDPEAPHILMLRASAHLALGKSAQLLRAESRHQLETAGHEVADSWQDRIHALLEMADTGDHERIRKVIAALGYAGVADARGPGTVIGGETAGQGSGRSRADLRAASVGEITHAVAQALLAQTLASAGLAHQGHAAALTAAPSLPALQGGLYFFNEFVLTRLVATSLAAGNWESAEHELSTYAPERAEGAATFGGGIQVLRGLGFLRQGQLERGYQVLLPAVEALRVNDPLQEFRFGSALAFYAAARLGDTAQAKRLEQDFIAARHASGPGYDLLAEAYAAAAAEYLDRKGSGLDKLRELAASDPVAAQPGIRMECLILCSDLGDRSVIEELASLAATVEGRWAAGWRQLAQAWASEDADVLMETAAGLEEAGLINLAREGYARAGALLDGAGERRRARQAVAHREKCDEELGERFRESPFIASVPSVHLTRRERDIVELAVQGLSDREIAQQLMVSVRTVEGHLYRSYVKLGVRRRDELALALPKK; the protein is encoded by the coding sequence GTGAAAGCGGAATCCGAGCAGAGGCAGCTCACGGGCCGCCGGGAAGTGATTGAGCACGTCTGCAGCATTATCCGCAGCCGGGCGAGCCAGGCTGTCTACCTCATGGCGGGGCCCGGCCTCGGGAAGTCCTCGGTCACGGATGCCGTCAGCGACCAGATGGCCTCGGAAATGACCATCCTGCGCATCCATGGCAGCTCCTCGCTCGCCAAGGTTCCTTATGGTGTGCTGGCCCCGTATACGGCTGAACTCCCCGCGGAAGAGGCGGACTCCCCGGTGGCCGTCCTCAGGGCGGTCTGGACCTATTTTCAGCAGCTCAAAGGGGTCAACGACGTTCCCTTGCTCCTTGTCGTGGACGACGCCCACCACCTTGACGACGCCACCGCAAGCCTGGTGGTGGACATGATGTCGGCCGGGTGGGCCAGCGTTCTGGCCGCCGGCCGTCCACGTCCCGGACTGCCCCAGGCACTGAACCAGCTGTGGTACGACGGCCTCGCTGAGCGCGTGGACCTCAGGCCCCTCACCGGGGACCAGGTGACAGAGGTGGTGGAACACACCCTCCAGGGGACTGTCCCGGCAGGCACCGTGCAGTCGCTGTCGTCGGCGTCAGGCGGCAACCCTTTGCTCCTGAACTGCCTGCTCAGCGATGCGGTCGCGGACGGAACCCTCGTCAAACGGAACGGGATCTGGCTGCTCCTGGGTTCCCTGCCGGCCGACGGGCCCAGGCTCTCTGACGTCGTGGTCAAGGACCTCCTCCGCAGAACCCCGGAGGAACAGGATGCCCTACGCGTCATCGCCCTCGCCGAACCCGTGCAGCGCAGCCTGATCGAAGACGTGTGCGGGGCCGCCGTAGTCCGGTCCCTGTTGGACAACCAGATCGTGAGCGAATCCACCGGCCGGCAAAGCGAACTGCGGCTGTGGCATCCCATCCTGGGCCAATCCATGCGGCACCAGGTGTCAGTCTCCAGGAGCCTGCAGCTGCGACAAAAGCTCGACGGGTACCTGGACACCAGGAACGCCGGCGCCGAAGGCAGGCTGCGGATGGTCGAGTGGTCACTCGAATGCGGCATGGACGTGCCTGATCCGGACCTGCTGGACGCTGCGCTGCTGGCTGTGACCATGTTCAACAATGCCGGTGCCCGGCTTATGACGGCGCACGTCAAGGCCCCGGAACTGCTGGCCCACGCGGAGTCCATCACCGCGAGGGCACTTTTCAACGAAGGCAAATACCGGGAAGCCGCGTCCCTCCTGGACGGATGCTGGCTTGAGCTGGCACGGGATCCTGAGGCTCCGCACATTCTCATGCTCCGGGCGTCAGCCCATTTGGCGCTGGGCAAGTCCGCCCAGCTCCTTCGGGCCGAATCCCGGCACCAACTCGAAACCGCCGGACACGAAGTGGCCGATTCCTGGCAGGACCGGATCCACGCGTTGCTCGAGATGGCAGACACCGGCGATCACGAGAGGATACGCAAAGTCATTGCCGCGCTCGGGTACGCCGGTGTTGCCGACGCTCGCGGCCCCGGGACAGTCATTGGCGGGGAGACCGCAGGGCAGGGCAGTGGACGGTCCAGGGCGGACCTCCGCGCCGCGTCCGTCGGCGAGATCACTCACGCGGTGGCTCAGGCCCTGCTCGCACAAACCCTGGCGTCGGCCGGGTTGGCACACCAGGGTCACGCTGCCGCCCTGACGGCGGCACCGTCGCTGCCTGCACTGCAGGGGGGCCTGTACTTCTTTAATGAGTTCGTCCTGACCCGCCTTGTCGCGACGTCCCTTGCAGCCGGCAACTGGGAATCGGCGGAGCACGAGTTGTCGACCTACGCGCCGGAGCGGGCCGAGGGGGCAGCCACGTTTGGCGGCGGAATCCAGGTGCTGCGCGGCCTCGGGTTCCTGCGGCAAGGGCAGCTGGAACGCGGCTATCAGGTTCTCCTGCCCGCCGTCGAGGCCCTTCGCGTCAACGACCCGCTCCAGGAGTTCAGGTTCGGCTCGGCGCTGGCCTTCTACGCGGCAGCCCGGCTGGGGGACACCGCTCAGGCCAAGCGGCTCGAACAGGACTTCATCGCCGCGCGCCACGCCAGCGGCCCGGGGTACGACCTCTTGGCAGAGGCATACGCGGCGGCTGCCGCGGAGTATCTGGACCGGAAGGGCAGCGGGCTGGACAAACTCCGGGAGCTGGCGGCGTCGGACCCTGTTGCCGCCCAGCCGGGGATCAGGATGGAATGCCTGATCCTGTGTTCCGATCTTGGGGACCGGTCGGTCATCGAGGAGCTTGCCTCGCTGGCCGCTACCGTTGAAGGCCGGTGGGCTGCTGGGTGGCGGCAGCTGGCCCAGGCGTGGGCCTCGGAGGACGCTGACGTCCTCATGGAGACCGCCGCCGGACTGGAGGAAGCGGGACTCATCAACCTGGCGCGTGAGGGGTACGCCCGGGCGGGTGCCCTGCTGGACGGCGCAGGGGAGCGCCGGCGCGCCCGGCAGGCTGTGGCCCACCGGGAGAAGTGCGACGAGGAACTGGGCGAGCGGTTCAGGGAAAGCCCGTTCATCGCCTCGGTTCCGAGCGTCCACCTGACCCGCCGCGAGCGGGACATCGTGGAACTGGCGGTGCAGGGGCTCTCCGACCGCGAGATTGCCCAGCAGCTCATGGTGTCGGTCAGGACCGTCGAGGGCCATCTGTACAGAAGCTACGTCAAACTCGGCGTCCGCCGGCGCGATGAGCTCGCCCTCGCGCTGCCCAAGAAATAG
- a CDS encoding SufS family cysteine desulfurase, with the protein MAVVSTPPTLSRALPAMDNAEVLRIRNDFPVLDQLVNGRPLIYLDSGATSQNPLSVIEAEQEFYEQRNAAVHRGAHHLAVEATEVFEDARQTVADFVGAQFEEIVWTSNATEGLNLISYALSNASLWAAQGRGDARLRELALGPGDEIVVTEMEHHANLIPWQELAYRTGATLRHIPIDDSGSLRLDQAAEIVGERTRLLAFTHASNVLGTINPVSELVALARRAGALAVLDACQSAPHLSLDVKELDVDFAVFSGHKMLGPTGIGVLYGKQELLDVLPPYQTGGSMITTVTMERAEYLPSPQRFEAGTQKISQAVALAAAVNYLTETGIDRVHHWESELGQRMVAGLERIDGVRVLGPASGQDRIGLAAFDVAGVHAHDVGQFLDARGIAVRVGHHCAQPLHRRLGLTATTRASAYLYNTTDDVDEFLDAVSGVRAYFRV; encoded by the coding sequence TTGGCCGTCGTATCAACGCCACCCACGCTCTCGCGTGCCCTCCCCGCCATGGACAACGCTGAGGTCTTGCGGATCCGGAACGACTTTCCCGTACTGGACCAGCTGGTCAATGGCCGTCCGCTGATCTACCTGGACTCCGGTGCCACGTCACAGAATCCCCTGAGCGTCATCGAGGCCGAACAGGAGTTCTACGAGCAGCGGAATGCCGCCGTGCACCGCGGCGCGCACCACCTCGCCGTTGAGGCCACGGAGGTGTTCGAAGACGCCCGGCAGACTGTTGCCGACTTCGTCGGGGCGCAGTTTGAGGAAATCGTCTGGACGTCCAACGCCACCGAGGGCCTGAACCTCATCAGCTATGCGCTCTCCAACGCCAGCCTGTGGGCGGCGCAGGGGCGCGGCGATGCGCGGCTGCGGGAACTGGCCCTTGGCCCGGGCGACGAGATCGTGGTCACCGAAATGGAGCACCACGCCAACCTGATTCCCTGGCAGGAACTGGCTTACCGGACCGGGGCCACGCTGCGGCACATCCCGATCGACGACTCAGGATCGCTGCGCCTGGACCAGGCCGCGGAAATCGTCGGGGAGCGCACCAGGCTGCTGGCCTTCACCCACGCGTCCAACGTGCTCGGCACGATCAATCCGGTCAGTGAACTCGTGGCCTTGGCCCGGCGCGCCGGTGCGCTGGCGGTGCTGGATGCGTGCCAGTCGGCACCGCATCTGTCCCTTGACGTCAAGGAGCTGGACGTCGACTTTGCCGTATTTTCGGGCCATAAGATGCTCGGCCCCACCGGCATCGGCGTGCTGTACGGCAAGCAGGAGCTCCTGGACGTGCTGCCTCCCTATCAGACCGGAGGCTCCATGATCACCACCGTGACCATGGAACGGGCCGAATACCTTCCCTCGCCGCAGCGGTTCGAGGCCGGGACGCAGAAAATCTCCCAGGCCGTGGCCCTCGCCGCAGCGGTCAATTACCTGACGGAGACCGGGATCGACCGCGTGCACCACTGGGAGTCCGAACTGGGCCAGCGCATGGTGGCCGGCCTCGAACGCATCGACGGTGTCCGCGTGCTCGGCCCGGCGTCCGGCCAGGACCGCATCGGCCTGGCGGCGTTCGACGTCGCCGGTGTCCACGCCCACGACGTCGGCCAGTTCCTGGACGCACGCGGAATCGCCGTCCGCGTGGGCCACCACTGCGCCCAGCCGCTGCACCGGCGCCTGGGCCTGACGGCCACCACACGGGCCAGCGCCTACTTGTACAACACCACCGACGACGTCGACGAATTCCTGGATGCAGTGTCCGGGGTCCGCGCCTACTTCCGGGTCTAG
- the sufU gene encoding Fe-S cluster assembly sulfur transfer protein SufU: MSLDQLYQQIILDHSKARHGSGLSDTPAPEGASTGQSHQLNPVCGDEVTLRVAVDHGTVAQLAWDGAGCSISMASASVLSEMAEGMSVEELRSVIGNFREVLRSRGKVHADPEVLGDAAAFEGVARYAARVKCAMISWVAAEDALNQAA, encoded by the coding sequence ATGAGCCTCGACCAGCTTTACCAGCAGATCATCCTGGACCATTCCAAGGCCAGGCATGGCAGCGGCCTGTCGGACACGCCGGCTCCCGAAGGCGCGTCCACCGGCCAGTCGCACCAGCTGAACCCCGTATGCGGCGACGAGGTCACCCTGCGTGTTGCCGTGGATCACGGAACCGTTGCCCAGCTGGCCTGGGACGGCGCCGGCTGCTCGATTTCCATGGCGTCCGCGTCCGTGCTGAGCGAGATGGCCGAAGGCATGTCCGTGGAGGAACTGCGCTCGGTGATCGGCAACTTCCGCGAGGTCCTGCGCTCGCGCGGGAAAGTCCATGCGGATCCCGAAGTACTCGGCGACGCCGCCGCCTTTGAGGGCGTCGCCCGCTATGCAGCGCGGGTGAAGTGCGCCATGATCTCCTGGGTTGCCGCGGAGGACGCCCTGAACCAGGCCGCGTAG
- a CDS encoding LuxR C-terminal-related transcriptional regulator, whose protein sequence is MSIEPLSWGRGSTAGVLAGPAAAGGTDLQRWSVPARSADLEAIRNALTDPDSLGVVITGARGVGKSSLARTAVAELGPDVWAIQLRSPLTGSQTSYGCLAFLLARLPQTAMGSPTAILQGITSLIRSDAAGRDCVITLDTTGMIDDMSAGVLLNIMLTRTARVIAIAPGTSDLPADFHWLLTDRRLTEVRLENLNELQTRQVLLTLLGHRVSASLVSTYHAIVGGNPLLLKALVTEQQQSGNLVLSDSVWTLRDKVVLDGATGLDDIVRSRWSRETPETREVIEMLSCARRVSLARLTEIYGTATVADMEDAGLLTVGDTEARWVSLREQYLGDVVRSWLSISRRRELRDQLLNGAEPELTNLSMEERIEFAAWTRECQAELSPALAVAAAEAAVQLFDPRFALSCLESLKRTDAEWVVGQQHKGSAYLLLDLPLQAMAALDDISQAQLDQLGVEDFANAVAHKCRVMVWLPELTGNVPAELERARARLGVSPGMATTWPEPLGAAMNRLTLTEFEYKTFIGDYAPMIEALEQAADPATNKDTAFRIQASMILMQALSAVGREMDALQLMRRVGGQLSDAGPMTGLREKFAMTAFGVLLQAGQWQRCLDLVGPPKGQAERRLAHRTSATELATGIAYVYSGRGAVALDSLLSAVAQLELRPVLNMLQAAYAATAFAYAQIGNAGQSRKYLDKLRGARGPCNFGTQTITDFCADMAGRWLGDTDAVKRLLETARRDIAAGRYTLAGISLLGATVNGTDDDFRLLEEVAGHRQGKLAEISRLIAVGSRTKDAKVLLEGAHLAAELELDAVEARCVALAVDFARHSGDSASARIAQARLDNLTATVPSLPIVPSSGSPLLTARERQISRLAGKGVSNKDIALEMGVSVRTVEGHLYQVFTKLGVTSRGDLPGLV, encoded by the coding sequence ATGTCAATTGAGCCACTGAGCTGGGGACGTGGGTCTACGGCGGGCGTGCTGGCCGGGCCAGCGGCTGCCGGCGGAACGGACCTTCAACGATGGTCGGTTCCGGCGCGTAGTGCCGACCTCGAGGCCATCCGCAATGCGCTGACGGATCCCGATTCCCTGGGGGTAGTAATTACCGGTGCCCGGGGTGTGGGAAAATCCTCGCTCGCACGCACCGCGGTGGCGGAACTTGGCCCTGACGTCTGGGCGATTCAGCTCCGCAGCCCCCTGACCGGTTCACAGACTTCCTACGGCTGCCTGGCTTTCCTGCTCGCAAGGCTTCCGCAAACGGCCATGGGTTCACCCACGGCCATCCTCCAAGGGATCACGTCCCTCATCCGCAGCGACGCCGCAGGCCGGGACTGTGTCATCACCCTGGACACCACCGGCATGATCGACGACATGAGCGCCGGCGTCCTCCTGAACATCATGCTCACGCGCACCGCCAGGGTGATCGCCATTGCCCCCGGCACCAGCGACCTTCCCGCAGATTTCCACTGGCTACTCACGGACCGCCGGCTCACCGAAGTGCGGCTGGAGAACCTCAACGAACTGCAGACCCGGCAGGTGCTTCTCACCCTGCTCGGCCACCGGGTGTCAGCCTCGCTCGTGAGCACGTATCACGCCATCGTCGGCGGCAACCCGCTGCTGCTCAAAGCGCTCGTTACGGAGCAGCAGCAGTCAGGAAACCTCGTCCTGTCCGACTCCGTCTGGACGTTGCGGGACAAGGTGGTGCTGGACGGCGCAACCGGGCTCGATGACATTGTCCGCTCCCGCTGGTCCCGTGAAACCCCGGAGACCCGCGAGGTCATCGAAATGCTGTCCTGTGCCCGCCGGGTGTCCCTTGCCCGGCTGACTGAAATCTATGGCACCGCAACGGTGGCAGACATGGAGGATGCCGGCCTGCTCACCGTTGGGGACACCGAGGCCCGCTGGGTATCCCTGCGGGAACAGTACCTGGGGGATGTCGTCCGTTCCTGGCTGAGCATTTCTCGCCGGCGGGAGCTCCGGGACCAGCTGCTGAACGGGGCGGAACCCGAGCTGACCAACCTGTCCATGGAAGAGCGCATTGAATTCGCCGCCTGGACGCGCGAATGCCAGGCGGAACTCAGCCCGGCCCTGGCAGTGGCCGCGGCAGAGGCGGCCGTGCAGCTGTTCGACCCAAGGTTTGCGCTCAGCTGCCTCGAGAGCCTCAAGAGGACCGACGCCGAATGGGTCGTGGGGCAGCAGCACAAGGGCTCCGCCTACCTGCTGCTGGATCTGCCGCTGCAGGCCATGGCAGCCCTCGACGACATTTCACAGGCCCAGCTGGACCAGCTCGGCGTGGAGGACTTCGCCAACGCTGTGGCACACAAGTGCCGGGTCATGGTCTGGCTGCCGGAACTGACCGGCAACGTCCCCGCTGAGTTGGAAAGGGCGCGCGCGCGCCTGGGCGTGTCCCCCGGCATGGCCACCACCTGGCCGGAGCCGCTGGGTGCGGCCATGAACCGCCTCACGCTGACCGAGTTCGAGTACAAGACCTTCATCGGCGACTACGCCCCCATGATCGAGGCGCTGGAGCAAGCCGCGGATCCGGCAACCAACAAGGACACGGCTTTCCGCATCCAGGCCTCCATGATCCTGATGCAGGCCCTCTCCGCCGTCGGCAGGGAGATGGACGCCCTCCAGCTGATGCGGCGGGTTGGCGGCCAGCTTTCCGACGCCGGACCCATGACCGGACTGCGCGAGAAGTTCGCGATGACGGCCTTCGGCGTGCTGCTGCAGGCCGGCCAATGGCAGCGGTGCCTGGACCTGGTCGGTCCGCCGAAAGGCCAGGCGGAGCGCCGTCTGGCCCACCGTACGTCAGCCACCGAGCTGGCCACCGGAATCGCCTACGTATATTCCGGCCGCGGTGCCGTTGCACTGGATTCGCTGCTGTCCGCTGTGGCACAGCTGGAACTGCGCCCGGTCCTGAACATGCTCCAGGCCGCCTATGCAGCCACGGCCTTCGCTTACGCCCAGATCGGCAACGCCGGACAGTCCCGCAAGTACCTCGACAAGCTGCGGGGCGCGAGGGGCCCGTGCAACTTCGGCACCCAGACCATCACCGATTTCTGCGCTGATATGGCCGGAAGGTGGCTGGGTGACACCGACGCCGTTAAGCGGCTGCTGGAGACGGCCCGGCGCGACATCGCCGCCGGCCGGTACACCCTCGCGGGGATCAGCCTGCTGGGTGCCACCGTCAACGGCACCGACGACGACTTCCGGCTGCTGGAGGAGGTAGCCGGCCACCGGCAGGGAAAGCTGGCGGAGATCTCGCGCCTGATCGCCGTGGGCAGCCGCACCAAGGATGCCAAGGTGCTTCTGGAGGGCGCGCACCTAGCAGCCGAGCTGGAACTGGACGCGGTCGAGGCACGGTGCGTTGCGCTCGCTGTGGACTTTGCCAGGCACTCCGGCGACTCCGCCTCCGCCCGCATCGCGCAGGCCAGGCTGGACAACCTCACCGCCACAGTGCCCAGCCTGCCGATCGTGCCCAGTAGCGGCAGCCCCCTTCTGACCGCCCGTGAGCGGCAGATTTCCAGGCTGGCGGGCAAGGGCGTCTCCAACAAGGATATTGCCCTGGAGATGGGCGTCTCCGTGCGCACCGTTGAAGGCCACCTGTATCAGGTCTTCACCAAGCTCGGCGTGACTTCCAGGGGTGATCTGCCTGGACTCGTCTAA
- the nhaA gene encoding Na+/H+ antiporter NhaA, which produces MARPPLPSRARPVFSRSTYKEYLRIAAILRLETVSGALLLVATAAALIWANSPAAGAYFGLRDLELGFDPWHLRLSVGHWASDGLLAIFFFIAGLELKREFVSGELRRPSRAIVPVTAAAGGVAVPALIYAAVTWSQGAETLRGWAIPTATDIAFALAVLAVINTHLPSALRTFLLTLAVVDDLIAIGIIAFFYSSGLEPVFLLAALVPLALFALLVQKRISHWYLLVPLAGATWALVHASGIHATVAGVLLGFTVPVLVSRRDRHAVRAAGGGHGAGHAAGMAERLEHVLRPVSAGLAVPVFAFFSAGVAIGGAAGIASALADPVALGIVAALVAGKAIGVFGATYAVTRTTRAKLDDGLKWIDVAGLSLLAGVGFTVSLLIAELSFGPGSVHDDHAKVAILAGSLTASAIAAVVLKARNRHYRRVELEEKRDDDGDGVPDVFERTG; this is translated from the coding sequence GTGGCCAGACCGCCCCTTCCTTCCCGCGCACGCCCGGTGTTTAGCCGCTCCACCTACAAGGAATACCTCCGGATAGCAGCCATCCTCCGGCTGGAGACCGTAAGCGGCGCTCTGCTCCTCGTTGCCACGGCCGCCGCCCTGATCTGGGCCAATTCCCCTGCGGCGGGCGCCTACTTCGGCCTGCGGGACCTGGAACTGGGCTTCGATCCCTGGCACCTCCGGCTGAGCGTGGGCCACTGGGCCTCGGACGGCCTGCTCGCGATCTTCTTCTTCATTGCCGGTCTGGAACTCAAGCGCGAGTTTGTTTCCGGCGAACTCCGCAGGCCGTCCCGGGCGATCGTTCCGGTGACCGCGGCAGCGGGCGGGGTGGCCGTGCCGGCCCTCATTTACGCCGCCGTCACCTGGAGCCAGGGTGCCGAAACCCTCAGGGGCTGGGCGATCCCCACGGCCACTGACATCGCGTTCGCGTTGGCCGTGCTGGCCGTCATCAATACCCACCTCCCCTCTGCGCTCAGGACCTTCCTGCTGACCCTGGCCGTGGTGGATGACCTGATCGCCATCGGGATCATCGCGTTCTTCTACTCCTCGGGCCTCGAGCCGGTTTTCCTGCTGGCCGCCTTGGTCCCGCTGGCGCTCTTTGCCCTGCTGGTGCAGAAACGCATCAGCCACTGGTACCTGCTGGTGCCGCTGGCCGGAGCCACCTGGGCCCTGGTGCATGCCTCCGGGATCCACGCCACCGTGGCCGGTGTCCTGCTCGGGTTCACCGTCCCGGTTCTCGTGTCACGCCGGGACCGCCACGCGGTGCGGGCCGCGGGCGGAGGCCATGGCGCCGGCCACGCAGCGGGAATGGCCGAACGCCTGGAACACGTGCTGCGGCCGGTCTCCGCCGGACTCGCGGTGCCCGTCTTCGCCTTCTTCTCCGCCGGCGTCGCGATCGGCGGTGCCGCCGGGATCGCCTCCGCCCTGGCCGACCCCGTGGCGTTGGGAATCGTGGCTGCCCTGGTCGCGGGCAAGGCCATCGGCGTCTTCGGTGCCACCTACGCCGTCACCAGGACCACCCGGGCAAAGCTCGACGACGGGCTGAAGTGGATCGACGTTGCCGGCCTGTCGCTGCTCGCGGGGGTGGGCTTCACGGTGTCCCTGCTGATCGCGGAACTTAGCTTCGGGCCCGGCTCGGTGCACGATGATCACGCGAAGGTGGCCATCCTGGCCGGCTCGCTGACGGCGTCGGCGATTGCCGCCGTCGTGCTTAAGGCCCGAAACCGGCACTACCGCCGGGTGGAGCTTGAGGAAAAGCGGGACGACGACGGCGACGGCGTGCCGGATGTTTTCGAGCGGACCGGCTGA
- a CDS encoding SDR family oxidoreductase, with protein sequence MSDHPGNDRRTVLVTGATGYIGGRLVPRLLEAGHRVKVLVRSPEKIAGVPWFGDVEVVRSSLDDTAALQDALKGVDVLYYLVHSMAAGSGFEAKEKSMAELVANAAAAADVHRIVYLGGLHPRNTELSTHMRSREAVGKVFLSGPVDAVVFQAGVVIGSGSASFEMIRHLAETLPLMPAPSWVRNRVEAIAVRDVLHYLVGAASLQERLNRTFDIGSRDVLSYAGMMQEYGAEAGLPRRVVLALPIPAPRLAGLWVALVTPIPLSMSVPLVQSLQHDAVSAEHDIDDYIKQPDGGLTGYRTAVALALGKERDGQVETTWANAGADADPLPSDPQWAGHKVYVDERTFHGDVDPAQVWTIIEGIGGKNGWYSLPLAWSVRGWLDKLSGGAGLTRGRRHPHHLVAGEVVDWWRVERIERGRLLRLRAEMRAPGRAWLELSVEPDGAGSRYRQRAIFFPKGLSGRLYWLAVLPFHSLIFPAMSRNITAAARKIAGAEKSGNRKPGDKETQATP encoded by the coding sequence ATGAGCGACCACCCCGGAAATGACCGCAGGACTGTGCTGGTCACGGGCGCCACCGGCTACATCGGCGGGCGGCTGGTCCCGCGGCTGCTCGAGGCCGGGCATCGCGTGAAGGTGCTGGTCCGGTCCCCGGAGAAAATCGCCGGTGTGCCCTGGTTCGGCGACGTTGAGGTGGTGCGCAGCAGCCTCGACGACACCGCTGCCCTGCAGGATGCCCTGAAGGGCGTCGACGTCCTGTACTACCTGGTCCACTCCATGGCTGCGGGGTCCGGCTTCGAGGCCAAGGAAAAATCCATGGCGGAACTCGTGGCGAACGCCGCGGCCGCGGCCGACGTGCACCGGATCGTCTACCTCGGCGGCCTGCACCCCCGCAACACCGAACTGTCGACGCACATGCGCTCCCGCGAAGCCGTGGGCAAGGTCTTCCTGTCCGGCCCCGTGGACGCCGTGGTGTTCCAGGCCGGCGTGGTGATCGGCTCCGGCTCGGCCTCGTTCGAAATGATCAGGCACCTCGCCGAAACACTGCCCCTCATGCCGGCCCCCAGCTGGGTGCGGAACCGGGTCGAGGCCATCGCCGTCCGGGACGTGCTGCATTACCTGGTGGGCGCCGCATCACTGCAGGAACGCCTCAACCGGACCTTCGACATCGGTTCCCGGGACGTCCTGAGCTACGCCGGAATGATGCAGGAGTACGGCGCCGAGGCCGGCCTGCCGCGGCGCGTGGTCCTGGCGCTGCCTATCCCGGCGCCCAGGCTCGCGGGCCTTTGGGTGGCACTCGTGACCCCGATTCCGCTGTCCATGTCCGTGCCGCTGGTGCAGTCCCTGCAGCACGACGCCGTCTCCGCCGAACATGACATCGACGACTACATCAAACAGCCCGACGGCGGCCTGACCGGCTACCGCACGGCCGTCGCCTTGGCGCTGGGCAAGGAACGCGACGGGCAGGTGGAAACCACGTGGGCCAACGCCGGCGCCGACGCCGATCCGCTGCCCAGCGACCCGCAGTGGGCAGGGCACAAGGTCTACGTGGATGAGCGGACCTTCCACGGCGACGTGGACCCCGCGCAGGTGTGGACCATCATTGAGGGCATCGGCGGCAAGAACGGCTGGTATTCCCTGCCGCTCGCATGGAGTGTCCGCGGCTGGCTGGACAAGCTCTCAGGAGGCGCCGGCCTGACCAGGGGACGGCGGCACCCGCACCACCTTGTTGCCGGCGAAGTGGTGGACTGGTGGCGCGTGGAGCGGATCGAACGCGGCAGGCTGCTCCGCCTGCGGGCCGAGATGCGCGCGCCGGGACGCGCCTGGCTTGAGCTGTCCGTGGAGCCCGACGGGGCCGGCAGCCGCTACCGCCAGCGGGCCATCTTCTTCCCCAAAGGGCTCAGCGGCCGGCTCTACTGGCTGGCCGTCCTACCGTTCCACAGCCTGATCTTTCCGGCCATGTCACGCAACATCACCGCCGCGGCGCGGAAGATCGCCGGCGCTGAAAAGTCCGGGAACAGGAAGCCCGGTGACAAGGAGACGCAGGCAACCCCGTAG
- a CDS encoding SCO4848 family membrane protein: MDVPAVLAWILIISGFWSLVVWPQFLRRVMKDPRARDTAGKATKFLTVHVVLVAVSMVLGAATAGIGIAALLG, encoded by the coding sequence ATGGACGTCCCCGCCGTGCTGGCCTGGATCCTGATCATCTCCGGCTTCTGGTCGCTCGTTGTGTGGCCCCAGTTCCTGCGCCGGGTGATGAAGGACCCGCGGGCGCGGGACACCGCCGGCAAGGCCACGAAGTTCCTCACGGTCCACGTGGTCCTCGTGGCGGTATCCATGGTTCTGGGTGCCGCCACGGCCGGAATCGGTATCGCGGCGCTGCTCGGCTGA